From one Roseiconus lacunae genomic stretch:
- a CDS encoding ankyrin repeat domain-containing protein, with translation MGQRVFDKAEFYIRRGSRKRLHRLLKKRPQLLESDDSLLLFTAIWSRPSLVRWLLDRGVSADCRLGAGSNTPLMQAAADGDTALMDLLLGYGAEIEATNEQNERPLGFACSWRQLDAARLLLQRNADPNALEDADKTYLDWAELGGDDELVQLLRSFGGLAFSELPGDTR, from the coding sequence TTGGGGCAACGCGTTTTCGACAAGGCTGAATTCTACATCCGACGCGGAAGCCGAAAGCGATTACATCGGCTCCTTAAGAAGCGGCCACAGCTGCTTGAGTCTGACGATTCGTTGCTTCTCTTTACGGCCATCTGGTCGCGGCCATCGCTTGTTCGATGGTTGCTCGATCGGGGAGTCTCGGCTGACTGCAGGCTGGGAGCTGGTTCCAACACACCGCTAATGCAGGCTGCCGCTGACGGCGATACCGCCCTCATGGATTTGCTTTTGGGCTACGGGGCCGAAATCGAAGCGACAAACGAGCAGAACGAACGACCGCTTGGATTCGCATGCTCATGGCGTCAACTGGATGCTGCACGGTTGCTACTCCAACGAAACGCTGATCCGAATGCACTCGAAGATGCTGACAAGACATATCTTGACTGGGCTGAGTTGGGAGGAGACGATGAGTTGGTCCAGCTGCTACGCTCGTTCGGTGGGTTGGCTTTCTCAGAGCTACCAGGAGACACCAGGTAA